The Pan paniscus chromosome 23, NHGRI_mPanPan1-v2.0_pri, whole genome shotgun sequence genome includes the window TGGAAGATGAGTTGTAACTCAATTTTTGAAATAATGTGCTGATTATTAAGCAGTCACTCCGCATCTAAGTACTCGTCCGCAGTACATCCTCTCCCTTCAGATGCATTCTAGACCCAAGAGAGTGTGGTCTCGGTGGCCTGAACATCTGGTGTTAGGCAGGAGATGCCACTTTGAATATCCTGGGTGGCAGCTTTGAAATAAACCTACCCTACCCCACGTTTTGCAGTGTTTAAAACATCAAGAATAGACTATATTCTTGGGTGTCTCTAATctggaaatccaaaatgctccaagaTCTGAAGCTTTTTGAGCACCAACGTGATGCTCCAAGGAAATGGTCATTGGAGGATCTCAAATGGTCAGGTTAGAGGTGCCGCGCCAGTAAGCATAACGCAGGCTTCCTGGGAGTGGAAATACTTCCTTTCCTGAGCGTTCTCCTTAAGGGACATGCAAGcttatttcccttttatttccaaaaaaaaggaaaggaaaggtatATCATTCACACTTTGagaagcaatgaaaagaaattgttattacaaaaatattcattacaTTGCCAAAGTTTTGAtcataaaatgtattaaagtttgaaaacatgTAAGGAAGGGAGCCAGGTAGGTGGCAGTGGTGAGGAGGCAGTCAGTAAGACGTTTACAACAGCCAGTCACTCAGAGCGTCTCATAAACGGTGGTATGTGTTAATGGGAAAACAATTCAAGTATTCGCAgttttcctaaaatatattaCTGTATATACCAATATAGTGTAATTCGAGGCAGAGATACGTAATCCTACATGAAATCGATTCTCAGGTGGTTCTGGGTAGTCTTGAACGTCTTTAGGATGCCATGGCTAATGTCGTAAGTGTGTGCTCTTTCTCTGCTCCATTGCATGCTTCAGATGCATGAGAGGAGCTTCATTTCCTGACGTTGTAAAAGCTCTTTCATGTAGAATTCAGGTTAACGGGCTGCACTGCCAAGAAAGGAAGTAGGTACAGAGGAAGCAAATCTCAGATCACAAGAGATTAGGTCTTGTGttttgtaattaattaattatattttgcttaaaaattgtatttcttactTGACAAAAATTATACGCGTATGGTGTACAACATGGTGTTATTTTCAGATGTATAATACATTTCTACCTGCCTGTTGTATAGTAAACCTCTTGaacttcagggtttttttttttgttttttttttctggtctgaTTTTATGAATTGCCTTGACTGGTGACTAGGTGGTAGACGTAGGTGTTGAGCTGAGTGATGTTTGATGGCTCTTTCACTGGGAAGATACATGGGGGGAGGGACAGTTTAATTAAGGAGGAAGTGGTTGGTCTTGGAAATGCTGTATTTGAAAGGCCTTGGTACACTCAAGTGGAGTGCCCTAGAAGACCACTAGGTATACAACAGGAATTATGGCAAGGATGGGCACAGCTCCGGGAGCTTTCGTCATGTGGGGGATTGAGGCCGTGGGAGTGGGGGATTGAGGCCATGGGAATGGGCGAGAGGAGGCATGCAGGTGGAGGGTCCTACGAGGAGTGAGAAACAAAGCTCACTGCagaagccaagggaagccattctGAAGGAGGGGCAGTCACCTGTGCAACCGAAGGAAGTTCAAGAGGTAGAAACAGTACAGACCATAATCTACAACTTAAGCTGAAGGGATGAGGGAAGGAGAGGGCAGGAGCCCTTGGGCAACTAAGGGAAATTAAATGTAGGTGGATAATAGAAATCCACAGATAATTTTAGCTGTAACTCTTAGCCTGAAGTTTTCATATTATATTAGGACAATTAAATGTCATGTCACCCACCAGAATGCTGAAATGTGGCTTTTCCTAAATAGTGGATTCAGTAGATCTGCTGAGCACTGGAGATATATTGGTGAGTAAAAAAGACCAAAATCATCTTGCCCTATGGAAGAGAACAAATACATAGTATTAATTTTTCCTCTGTAAGTGCCATGGGGAACAGTAAAACCAATGAGGGAAATTGAGGGATGTGGGGCTGTGTCAGTACCCATGGAGGAGCCCACATgggtattttcccttttttttttttttgagacagggtctttgtcgtccaggctggagtgcagtggcacagtcttgactctctgcaaccgccgcctcctgagctgaagcaatcctcctgcctcagcctcctgagtagctgggactacaggcatgcgccaccacacccagctaatttttgcatttttgtagagatgaggtctcactctgttgcccagggtggcctcaaactcctgggctcaagtgacctgaatgtctcggcctcccaaagtgctggtattataggcatgagccaccacacctgtcccctTGATGAATATCTTAATCAACTTTTACTCTCATTtttctgaatatctttttttttgtttaacttgTGGTTCTTGAATTTTTGTTATGATTCTAGAGCCAATTTACTATCAGCAATTTCTAAAATCCCTATAAAAACCAAGTGACTTTTAAATTTGTGCAAAATCGGAGGCCCTGAAAAGCCACTTAATGGCTTTACAGTTTGTCCATGaatcattgttttaaaatgacAGCTATCAGTGTGGTGTGTTTGgaattttaaatgatgaaaaatcAAATGTAGAGCAACAGAATCTAAGCTCTGTTTATTATGTGCATTAAAACTCATACAAGTTACAATTTTCCATTCTTTGCCTCATTTTATTGCCGTAAATATATCAGTGGTCAGTAAACATCTGAAATTCTGTAGATGAGATTGAAACTTTGGTTTTGGAAAAACATGCAGTAATATTTAGGCTAACTGGCCCATTTAGTAAATGAAGGGGttccagtttaatttttttttttttttctggtgaaatCATGGTTATAATTCACTCATGTGGAAACTTAAGATTTGTGAACTGTCTCTTAGATGTTCGGTCTAAGAAGCAGATCACTTCCTATAATGTAATCACTTCTgtgaacaacaacaataaaggGCTTCTAAAAATTGTGGTGAGTTTATTTAGCAAAGCACTATAAACCGAGGAACCTTTCTCCAAAAGTTCCAGGGGCAGAGAGGAGCTTTAGAATTCATACGGAATGCCACACATTTCCAGAGCATCTTAGGTTAGAGATGTGAGCAGGCTAGCACAAAGGGAAAAGGCCTACTAGAAAAACCTTGTTAAAACAATCAAGTTTAAGGAAGCATTGAGGAAAAGGAGAGTAAGAAGTTGTCCCGGGTTGCTCAGCTAACAGGAACATGTAGATTTGAGACTCGATCATCTAAGTTTTTGTAGGCTGAAAGCAGTTGCAAGCTACAGATGTTAAGAAATTAGGCAAATGGATATTTTTAGTTAACCTACCTTGatgtttttatcatttctttaggCAGTAAATGGTCTTTGACTGAGTAGTGCATGAAGTATCTTTCATTTGGGATTTAGTTTTATTGAGACACTTCAGTAATTCTGAGGCTGGGTGGTGGGTACATAGGTTTATTGCATTAGTCTTTCTTACCTTTTATGTCCTAAAAATACacatcatatattttttaaatgtccttccTGCCTGTTTCAGGAAAGCAGCTTTGGGTTGCAAAGCTGTTCTTATGAATAAAATCTTCCCATCTCATTTCTTATTTCTGCTTGTGCCAGCAGTTTGCCTTATAACACTGACTGCATGTGGAGTCTAGGTGCTGTTTAGCCAAGATGCTATTGTCACTCACTAGCTTTTTGGTAATAGAAAGTACACTTACCTAATGTGTGCTCCTCCTTCATATTTCAGTCTGACACTGGAGGAGCCTTTAAAGGTTTTAAAGGTTTGGTGGTACCTTCTGGAGGAGGACGCTTTTCTGGATTTGGTAGTGGCGCTGGAGGGAAGCCTTTGGAAGGACTGTCGAATGGAAACAACATAACCAGTGCCCCTCCCTTCACCAGTGCAAAGGCAGCGGCAGAGCCCAAGGTAGCCTTTGGTAAGTAGCTCCCATCCCCCAGCCGCCTGTGTAAGTATAATCTATGGAAAAGAGCTTTGCAAAGATGTTTTTCTTATAGCTACCCTGTGTCTTGGAACTATGTGAGCAAAACCAGGGTAATAATGAAAGAGATGGAACTTAGGGAGGTGTTGGTTATTTACAGAGTAAGTGGCTAGAGCACAGGCTTTTGATCCAAAACATCTCAGTTTTGTTCTCAGCTCTGCCAGTTACCAGTTGTGTGACCCTGGCCTCTAAGCCTCAGAATGTTCAATTTTGAAACGAGAATGACCCTCAGAATTGACCTAgagtcaaaagagaaaagaaaatgctatgtAGACCCTTTGTGTGCCAAGGGCTTTCTGTGTGCCTCGCACCAAACTGGCTACTGGGAACTCAGATGAGGTTCTCCGTGGCCAGGGTGCCTCCCACGCTAGGTTTGTTTGGGTATGGGATGTGTTGATTGGTGATCCTGTTTTGAGGGAGTTAGTCAAAAACTCTTGGAATTAGCAACAGAGAATAGGATCATGGGTTAAAAGCTTGGAAATGATCCTGACTGGTGGGGTTGTATTTAGCTGATTATTCTGAGAGTGTATACTGTTTGATTTTAATTTGGCAGAATGTTTAGTGTGATGTAAAACAAGTGCTCTCTgttaagttttgttgttgttgttgttgtttttttctaagttggagtcttgctttgtcaccaggatggaatgcagtggcgcgacctctgctcactgcagcctccgcctctgggtttaagcgattctcctgcctcagccacccgagtagctgggactacaggcatgcaccaccatgcccagctaatttttgtaattttagtagagacggagtttcaccatgttggccagtatggtcttgatctcttgatctcgtgatccacctgccttggcctcccaaagtgctgggattacatccgcgagccactgtgcccggcctctgttAAGATTTTTAACTACAGCCATCCCCTAGTATCCTGGGGATTGGTTTCAGCACCCCCTCGGATGTTCAAGTCCCATAGTCAGACCAGCATAACTCTTAGATAGGAAAAGTGAGTGTTCGTATCCACTGGTTTCTCATCCCTGGAGTACTgcattgagacagggtcttgctctgtcacctaggctggagtgtattggtgtggtcttggctcactgcagccacaacctcccgagctcaagtgatcctcccccatcagcctccccagtagctgggattataggtacacaccaccacactcagctaatttttacattttttgtagagatggtgttttgccatgttgcccaggctggtctcaaactcctgagctcaagcgatttgcccacctcagcctcccaaagtgttgggattacatgcatgagccaccgcacctggctgaggaCTGCATTTCACAGGTGTGGAACCTGCAGGTACAGAGGGGCGACTGTACTTTAATACTGTTCATCCCAACAACCTTGGGGATTAAGTGTTAATGCTGACCTGCTGTTCTAACAGTGCTGTTTGAAATAGGCATCCTTTTGTCTACTGCCACACCACCCTCGACGCGCCCGATCACATCTCAGATAGGCGTCCTTTTGaaggaaaagattatttttaaaatgtgtagagCAAGCATATGGTGGTTAGTGTTCTTGTATAAACTTTGACTTGATCTTTATTAATCGGCTTTACTGACAACTGGTTACTAAATACTACTCCTTGAACACATACTTTTTGAGCGGTCACAAAAATAGGACACAGTAggtcgggagcagtggctcacgcttgtaatcccagcactttgggaggctgaggcgggcggatcatgaggtcaggagttcaagaccagcctggccaacatgatgaaaccccatctctactaaaatacaaaaattagccgggtgtggtggcgggtgcccgtaatcccacctacttgggaggttgaggcaggagaatcgcttgaacctgggaggcagaggttgcagtgagccaagatcgtgccacggcactccagcctgggtgacagagcaagactgtcttggTGTGGGGGGAGATACAGTAAAAGCAGAAAGTATGAAGGCAGAGTGGCATAAAAATCTAGATGATTTAATCAAATTAGGCTAAATAAATGGTTTAATTATTAACTTTCTGTAGGTTCTCTTGCTGCAAATGGCCCTACCGCCTTGGTTGATAAAGTTTCAAATCCCAAAAGTAATGGGGACAGTCAGCAGCCCTCCTCCTCTGGCCTTGCTTCCAGTAAAGCTTGTGTCGGAAATGCCTATCACAAGCAGTTGGCCGCCTTGAACTGCTCCGTGCGGGATTGGATAGTGAAGCACGTGAATACAAACCCCCTCTGTGATCTGACACCTATCTTTAAAGACTATGAGAAATATTTAGCAAACATTGAACAGCAACACGGGAACAGTGGCAGGAATTCTGAAAGTGAATCTAACAAAGTGGCGGCTGAAACACAGTCTCCTTCCCTTTTTGGCTCAACAAAATTACAGCAAGAGTCAACGTTTTTGTTTCATGGCAACAAAACTGAAGATACACCTGACAAGAAGGTGGAGGTGGCATCTGAAAAGAAAACGGACCCATCATCACTAGGAGCGACAAGTGCCTCATTTAATTTCGGCAAGAAAGTTGATAGCTCTGTTTTGGGCTCATTAAGCTCTGTCCCCCTGACTGGATTTTCTTTCTCCCCTGGAAACTCCAGTTTATTTGGCAAAGATACTACCCAGAGTAAACCAGTCTCTTCACCATTTCCCACTAAACCATTGGAGGGCCAAGCGGAAGGTGACAGTGGTGAATGCAAAGGTAAGTACCAGCTTTGTCGTTGAGTCGAGGTTTGCATAAGATTCGTGTTTCTTGGGAAACCCAGAGACTTTGATTCCAAATATGGGTCTGGATTCACATTGAGACGTTGTTCTCTCCATGTGTGATCTCAGACAGAGCTAATCAGCTTCTCTGAGTTTCAGATTCCTGCTTTATAAAAGAGTAAGACTTTTGTAGGGTTGTTTataaggattaaaaataaaatgaatttgaaaacacCTGACTTTGAAAAGTCTCAAACACACATGGCTTAGCATATAAAAAACAAGTGAATTAAAGACGTTTTTTGAAAATTGTGTTTTTGGAAAAGTTCATCATGAATGTCCCCTGAATTGATTTGTACTTAGGAGATCTCACTGTAAATAAAGTCATGTGGCAAAACAGTACTTGACTATACATTACAAATGTAGACTTTTCATAGCCATAGAGAAGAAATCAACATTGTTTTCCTCCTGTGGGTTTGGAGGCGCCTCCTTTCCAGAGGGTGGCAGTGGTGTCTAAGTGATGTTTCCTGTGTGTATCGTCAGTGCCCCAGACAAGGCACAAGGTCTGGGCCCTCCAGACCTCTGTTGTTAGCTTAAAAAGTGGGGTGATGTCATGATGCTGCTTCCTCACATGGTGGCTGTGAACAAATGGTGTCTGTGAAGACACCTACTTGTAAGCAGTTGAAAgtgaggccaggtgaggtggcccacacctgtaatcccagcacttcgggaggacaaggtggaaggctcacctgaggccaggagtttgagaccagcctgggcaacatagcaagaccccatctctacaaaaatttttaaaaattagccaggccaggtggtgggcgcctgtaatcacagctactctagaggctgaggtgggagtatctcgagctcagaagttcaaggttgccgtgagccgtggttgcatcactgcactccagcctgggcagcacagaccttgcctcaataaaagaaaaagtgtaCTTCTTAGACATACGAACATACTGATCCTTGAGGAAGAAAACTGCATTTGCCAATTTGCCTCTGAAATATTACGGTTTTCTAGCAGGAGGCTAGACTTCCATTACTGTTTTGCCTTGCCCTGCTTTCAAGTATATCCTCAGGCATGGGCCCTCTGGGCACAGGGTGAAATAAGGgtctccccttttctttcttctctgcctcccataaataaaacaaatggggAGTCTTTCCTGAGGCAGGCACTGGGGATTTGAATCGAGTCCCAGTGGAGGCAGGACGCCCCTCAGTGAGCGCCTGTTCCTTGTCCCTTGGTTATCACAGTTTAAGCATCAGAAGACTGGGGAGATTGGAGTGATAAGACGGACAGTCGTGTGACCTAATCATCTGAGCATCACAGTTTTTCTTAGAATTGCTTTCTGGTGAGTTTTTATGCAACTGCCGTTCTCTTTAAGAGGATCCTTTTATAtatgtgggtttttttatttttttgagacggtctcgttctgtcacccaggctagtagtgcagtgacacagtcatagctcactacagcctctacctcctggggtgaagcaatcctcccacttcagtctgccaagtagctgggtccacaggcacGTACCGCCACACCtggttaacttttttattttttgtagagatggggggcgtctcaccatgttgaccagactggtgtcgaactcctgggctcaagcgatcttcctgccttggccctgcagcgtgctgggattacaggcgtgagccactgtacacaGCCTAATACATGTGTTTAAATAGTGTCTTGTTTAAATAAAGGCCTAGGTCTCCCGTGTTTGGGAGACCCCGTTAGTGGGGATACCTTTGGTACCAGAGCAGTGACCCATGTGGCAATTCAGACAAAGCTTAAATTACTTACACTGGGGCTTTGGAATGATTTCTCTGACAACTTGtcccctgttaaaaaaaaaaaaaaaaagtatttttctatcTTTGGCTATTACTGATACTTGTAGATATAGTCACAGGAATATTCAGGGGTGAAGGTGTTAAAAACTCATCCGAGATGTAATTTTCCAGTGGGTAATTTGAATATagagtgttgattttttttctgtcataagcatggagatttttccattttaaggTTTTCTATATATTGGAAGTTATTTTAGAATTAAGAGGTATGTTCCCATTAAAAAGGAttcttatttttcacaaaatagtTAAAATCCTGCAGGTACTCCCTTCTGGcatcccccccccccccattAAGTGTGCATTTTAGTCTGTCAGTTTACATGGAGTGCTCTGGTGGAGGTTTAGGGTGTTACGTAACAAAACTTCACTCACTTCTTTAAGCTCTGGATTGGAATCTTACTgaattattgtcatttttataaaAGGTGGAGATGAAGAAGAGAATGATGAGCCACCCAAAGTAGTAGTTACCGAAGTAAAAGAAGAAGATGCTTTTTACTCCAAAAAGTAAGAATCCCCACAACCTGCTGGCGCATGTGTTttgcaggcatggtggctccaggCTGGAGAATGTCCTCACGGCACTCGACTGAGCTTCCAGTCTCGGGGTCAAGCTTTGCCTGCTCTCAAGTGGAACGGGAAAGAATTCTTGGCCAGTTTATTCAAAAATCCAGTTCTAGAAATGTCCTGGTGGGCAGGTCTCACTCTTTTCTGTCACTTTAGCTCTTTTAAAGTGCTTTAGAGACAGGATCGTCCATGATCTTCCCaaccccatcccatcccatcccatcccatcgcattccatcccatcccatcccatcccatcccgtcttctctccctgtgtctttctccctccccttcctcctccccaacaAAGAAATCGCAGAGTCAGTCAGTGATACCAGGTTTGGCCTCAGAAGGCATCTCTCATCCCTTCCTGGAGACTTGGTTGGCCTTTCTGGATTTTCTCATAGTCAAAAAGTTAAGCACAGTAACCGTCCCTTCCTGTTTAGGACCTATAAAAACTTTCATCTTCCTTTCAATTAAATGAGATTAGTTTTTACAAAGATATTTGCTGAAAAAACATTTGTGCCATTTCAGAAGCTTTCAAAGATGTGTTTTTGTAATGCAAAAATTTCCGAATAATGAGCCAGCAGTTTTCCATGAACAGGTCACCACATCCTGTGGGATTCCCAGGTGTTAGTTTCAAGAACTTTTAAAAGAGGCCAACAATTTCTTCTGTGTTTAAA containing:
- the NUP50 gene encoding nuclear pore complex protein Nup50, coding for MAKRNAEKELTDRNWDQEDEAEEVGTFSMASEEVLKNRAIKKAKRRNVGFESDTGGAFKGFKGLVVPSGGGRFSGFGSGAGGKPLEGLSNGNNITSAPPFTSAKAAAEPKVAFGSLAANGPTALVDKVSNPKSNGDSQQPSSSGLASSKACVGNAYHKQLAALNCSVRDWIVKHVNTNPLCDLTPIFKDYEKYLANIEQQHGNSGRNSESESNKVAAETQSPSLFGSTKLQQESTFLFHGNKTEDTPDKKVEVASEKKTDPSSLGATSASFNFGKKVDSSVLGSLSSVPLTGFSFSPGNSSLFGKDTTQSKPVSSPFPTKPLEGQAEGDSGECKGGDEEENDEPPKVVVTEVKEEDAFYSKKCKLFYKKDNEFKEKGIGTLHLKPTANQKTQLLVRADTNLGNILLNVLIPPNMPCTRTGKNNVLIVCVPNPPIDEKNATMPVTMLIRVKTSEDADELHKILLEKKDA